The following proteins come from a genomic window of Papio anubis isolate 15944 unplaced genomic scaffold, Panubis1.0 scaffold112, whole genome shotgun sequence:
- the LOC101003017 gene encoding hyaluronidase PH-20 gives MFSQSLLFTMGVLKFKHIFFRSFVKSSGVSQIVFTFLLIPCCLTLNFRAPPIIPNVPFLWAWNAPSEFCLGKFDEPLDMSLFTLMGSPRINVTGQGVTIFYVDRLGYYPYIDLTTGVTVHGGIPQKVSLQDHLDKSKQDILFYMPVDNLGMAVIDWEEWRPTWARNWKPKDVYRNRSIELVQQQNVQLSLPQATDKAKQEFEKAGKDFMLETIKLGRSLRPNHLWGYYLFPDCYNHHYRKPGYNGSCFDVEIKRNDDLSWLWNESTALYPSIYLNTQQSVVVATLYVRNRVREAIRVSKIPDAKNPLPVFVYARLVFTDQVLKFLSREELVSTLGETVALGASGIVIWGSLSIMRSMKSCLLLDTYMETILNPYIINVTLAAKMCSQVLCQEQGVCIRKDWNSSDYLHLNPDNFDIRLEKGGKFTVHGKPTVEDLEEFSEKFYCSCYTNLSCKEKADVKDTDAVDVCIADGVCIDASLKPPVETEGSPPIFYNTSSSTVSTTMFIVNILFVIISSVVSL, from the exons atgttttcacaGTCATTACTCTTTACAATGGGAGTGCTAAAATTCAAGCACATCTTTTTCAGAAGCTTTGTTAAATCAAGTGGAGTATCACAGATAGTTTTCACCTTCCTTCTGATTCCGTGTTGCTTAACTCTGAATTTCAGAGCACCCCCTATTATTCCAAATGTGCCTTTCCTCTGGGCCTGGAATGCCCCAAGTGAATTTTGTCTTGGAAAATTTGATGAGCCACTAGATATGAGCCTCTTCACTTTAATGGGAAGCCCCCGAATAAACGTCACCGGGCAAGGTGTTACAATATTTTATGTTGATAGACTTGGCTACTATCCATATATAGACCTAACCACAGGAGTAACTGTGCATGGAGGAATCCCCCAGAAGGTTTCCTTGCAAGACCATCTGGACAAATCTAAGCAAGACATTCTTTTTTATATGCCAGTAGACAATTTGGGAATGGCTGTTATTGACTGGGAAGAATGGAGACCCACTTGGGCAAGAAACTGGAAACCTAAAGATGTTTACAGGAATAGGTCTATTGAATTGGTTCAGCAACAAAATGTACAGCTTAGTCTCCCACAGGCCACTGACAAAGCTAAACAAGAATTTGAAAAGGCAGGGAAGGATTTCATGCTAGAGACTATAAAATTGGGAAGATCACTTCGGCCAAATCACTTGTGGGGTTATTATCTTTTTCCGGATTGTTACAACCATCACTATAGGAAACCCGGTTACAATGGAAGTTGCTTCgatgtagaaataaaaagaaatgatgatcTCAGCTGGTTATGGAATGAAAGCACTGCCCTTTACCCATCCATTTATCTGAACACTCAGCAGTCTGTTGTAGTTGCTACACTCTATGTGCGCAATCGAGTTCGGGAAGCCATCAGGGTTTCCAAAATACCTGATGCAAAAAATCCACTTCCGGTTTTTGTCTATGCCCGCCTAGTTTTTACTGATCAAGTTTTGAAATTCCTTTCTCGA GAAGAACTTGTGTCTACGCTTGGTGAAACTGTTGCTCTGGGTGCTTCTGGAATTGTAATATGGGGAAGCCTCAGTATAATGCGAAGTATG AAATCTTGCTTGCTCCTAGACACTTACATGGAGACTATACTGAATCCTTACATAATCAACGTCACACTAGCAGCCAAAATGTGTAGCCAAGTGCTTTGCCAGGAGCAAGGAGTGTGTATAAGGAAGGACTGGAATTCAAGTGACTATCTTCACCTCAACCCAGACAATTTTGATATTCGACTGGAGAAAGGTGGAAAGTTCACAGTACATGGAAAACCAACAGTTGAAGACCTGGAggaattttctgaaaaattttattgCAGCTGTTATACCAACTTGAGTTGTAAGGAGAAAGCTGATGTAAAAGACACTGATGCTGTTGATGTATGTATTGCTGATGGTGTCTGTATAGATGCCTCTCTAAAGCCTCCCGTGGAGACAGAAGGATCTCCTCCAATTTTCTACAATACCTCATCCTCCACAGTCTCTACCACAATgttcattgttaatattttgtttgttatCATTTCTTCTGTAGTGAGTTTGTGA